In the genome of Chryseobacterium sp. 52, the window TAATACCGCTATGTGATCTAGTTGTTGTTTTACGGTTTGAATCACCTCATCACGGATCGCCAATGCCTCCGAATAGGGTAAATATCCCTCGCTTCCCACAAAAGAGAAATCCATTTCCCCTTTAAATGTTGAAGTCACCATAGTTGTTGTATTGCCCAACGGGCCAATCACAGAAGGGCTGAAAATAGTATCCAGCGTAAACTCTTTATATTGATGTGGAATCTGAATACGTCCCAAATTGGAAAACATACAGTCGTTGGATGATTTGCCGTGCTTTAACAGTTTTGTAAAGTTCTTCAGCGCATCATGGGCAGATTCCATCACCATCATTGTGATGTAAGGATTCAATTTGGCTGTTTTACGTTCTACAGATTCCTGCATCAGGTGTAGATTTTCTGTAAAATTCATTTTTTGATTGGACGAAACCACAATCATCAGTCCGAAAGCAAAGATATGATCGTCTTTTATCTGCTTAGCAAACCGCCTGATATCTACCGGACAGGAAACTTTATTGAAAGCAGCCTCCCCTTTTACTTTCCTGAATGCTTTAAGCACCGCTGCGCTTAAGAAGGTATTGACGGTGACCTCCATTGATTTACAATAGGAAATTAATTCCTGGCTCATCTCTTTGTCCAGTTTCCAATGAATAAGGTAGTCATTCTGCCTTTCAACAGCCTTTTTACCGACAGGAATACACTTGATCGCTGTGGCTGCCAGTCGTCCGATCACTTTCGCTTTCAGCTTTTGCTTGCGATTGGTTAAAACTTCAGGTGGAACCACATCCTGAATTCCCAATATGGGTTGCTCTACTCCAATATCAGCAGTCGGATTATCCAGTACTTTTAAAAATTCATGGAGAAAAGCCATTGCAGAACCACCATCGCATAAACAATGATGGAACGCAAACAGCATGTCAGAAACATTTTCCCCTTTGATCCATACAAACCGGATCAAAGGAAGTTTTTCGTAATTAAAGATTGTGCTCCACTCTCTCCTGGATTCTTCCTGCCACTGATCTTCTCCCTGTCGGGCTATGATCCGGACAGGAATCGAGATCGTATTTTCGGGAACATTGAACCATGGAATATTTTTTCCATCATGGCTTATCGATGCTCTCAGCCATGGATGTTTATTTTGAATCTGAGCCAGCGCCTGTTGGATCTCTTTTAATCTAAAGGTACCTCTCAGTCTAAACGGAATGACCGCGTTAAAAGGTTCTGTTCCATCCCCTAATAACATGCGTTCACCAAATAACAATCTTCTTTTCATAGGCTTATACCGGAACTAGTGTGGATTGTTGCACAAAATTTTCAAGCAATTCTACCGCCCGGTCATTACCACCTGCCGTAAGTAAGGTATTCCGAACCTCTTTCGCCGCCTTTCTGTAGGCCGGATTCTCTAACAGCTCAAAAACTGTTTCACGAAGCGCTTCAACACGTAATCTTTTGTATCGTATGCTGATTCCGCACCCTGCTTTTTCAATCAGTTTTGCAATGTGAAAATGATCGTAGGCGATTGGAGTAATCAACATCGGTAATCCATTGGTGAAGGTATCATTAACGGTATTAAAACCGCCATGACAGATCACCGCATCCATATGTGGCATTAATGCTGACTGAGGGACAAAACCACTCACAATGAA includes:
- a CDS encoding condensation domain-containing protein, with amino-acid sequence MKRRLLFGERMLLGDGTEPFNAVIPFRLRGTFRLKEIQQALAQIQNKHPWLRASISHDGKNIPWFNVPENTISIPVRIIARQGEDQWQEESRREWSTIFNYEKLPLIRFVWIKGENVSDMLFAFHHCLCDGGSAMAFLHEFLKVLDNPTADIGVEQPILGIQDVVPPEVLTNRKQKLKAKVIGRLAATAIKCIPVGKKAVERQNDYLIHWKLDKEMSQELISYCKSMEVTVNTFLSAAVLKAFRKVKGEAAFNKVSCPVDIRRFAKQIKDDHIFAFGLMIVVSSNQKMNFTENLHLMQESVERKTAKLNPYITMMVMESAHDALKNFTKLLKHGKSSNDCMFSNLGRIQIPHQYKEFTLDTIFSPSVIGPLGNTTTMVTSTFKGEMDFSFVGSEGYLPYSEALAIRDEVIQTVKQQLDHIAVL